Proteins co-encoded in one Nothobranchius furzeri strain GRZ-AD chromosome 4, NfurGRZ-RIMD1, whole genome shotgun sequence genomic window:
- the LOC139061473 gene encoding histone H2B 1/2: MPEPAKSAPKKGSKKAVTKTAGKGGKKRKRTRKESYAIYVYKVLKQVHPDTGISSKAMSIMNSFVNDIFERIASEASRLAHYNKRSTITSREIQTAVRLLLPGELAKHAVSEGTKAVTKYTSSK, from the coding sequence ATGCCTGAGCCTGCCAAGTCTGCCCCCAAGAAGGGCTCCAAGAAAGCGGTGACTAAAACCGCTGGAAAGggaggaaagaaaagaaagaggacCAGGAAGGAGAGCTACGCCATCTACGTTTACAAGGTGCTGAAGCAGGTCCACCCCGACACCGGGATCTCCTCCAAGGCCATGAGCATCATGAACTCGTTCGTGAACGACATCTTTGAGCGCATCGCTTCTGAGGCTTCTCGTTTGGCCCACTACAACAAGCGCTCCACCATCACCTCCAGGGAGATCCAGACCGCTGTCCGCCTCCTTCTGCCCGGTGAGCTGGCCAAGCACGCTGTGTCTGAGGGTACCAAAGCTGTCACCAAGTACACCAGCTCTAAGTAA